From one Mytilus edulis chromosome 1, xbMytEdul2.2, whole genome shotgun sequence genomic stretch:
- the LOC139519477 gene encoding uncharacterized protein translates to MVTLRALKKIFKTALVFLIFLQTLYMYIHLDFNLYSCDKRHSIAGRKNRPPGTQINQRHSSSLRWDRNRFNCTNINEIQILERNRGTGWSKIVDIGTFEGQKLAIQRMSTFKNPKWSRDKRLYLFMKNLLMRDQLNHPSLIKMFGYCLRHVKGEGHINSSYFGDFSVVYEYGVEIDMNALNLTTADRLTHAADLASLLSYLHYSPLGTLVDYDIKSEHFIMVNGKIKLIDLDFMNNVGQTCFLSSSHKKFKPCPFHIKCQELNDVEIRFTNCQAVPCEVGVCRGEATIYNIQKINKIFLQVLLKPKFFPVALNYSLSRLLKQLHKNNIDVDALEKEIRNITLAYKYLKTTKKRLL, encoded by the coding sequence ATGGTTACGCTGAGAgcgttaaaaaaaatcttcaaaactgCTCTTGTCTTTTTGATATTTCTAcaaactttatacatgtatatacatttggaCTTCAACCTATACAGCTGTGATAAAAGACATAGTATTGCAGGTAGAAAAAACAGACCACCTGGAACGCAGATAAATCAACGTCACAGTAGTTCTTTGCGATGGGATAGAAACAGATTTAACTGtacaaatattaatgaaattcaaatattagagCGTAATAGAGGAACAGGGTGGTCAAAAATTGTCGACATTGGTACATTCGAAGGTCAAAAACTTGCCATCCAAAGAATGTCAACCTTCAAGAATCCAAAATGGAGTAGAGACAAACGGTTGTACTTGTTTATGAAAAATCTCCTAATGAGAGATCAACTTAACCATCCTTCATTAATTAAAATGTTTGGATACTGCTTACGACATGTCAAAGGTGAAGGACACATCAATTCTTCATACTTCGGAGATTTCTCGGTTGTTTACGAATATGGTGTTGAAATAGACATGAATGCGTTGAATCTTACTACTGCAGATAGACTGACTCATGCTGCTGACCTTGCTAGTTTGTTGTCATATCTGCATTATTCACCTTTGGGAACATTAGTAGATTATGACATCAAGTCCGAACATTTTATAATGGTGAATGGTAAAATAAAACTGATAGATTTAGATTTTATGAACAATGTAGGACAGACCTGCTTTTTATCTTCCTCGCATAAAAAATTCAAGCCTTGTCCATTTCACATTAAGTGTCAAGAACTTAATGATGTCGAAATAAGATTCACAAATTGTCAAGCAGTCCCATGTGAAGTGGGTGTATGTAGAGGTGAAGctacaatatataatatacaaaaaataaacaaaatcttcCTCCAGGTTTTGTTGAAACCCAAATTTTTCCCAGTTGCATTGAACTATTCGTTATCCAGATTACTGAAACAATTGCATAAGAATAATATTGACGTTGATGCTTTAGAAAAAGAAATAAGGAACATAACACTCGCTTACAAATATTTGAAGACAACTAAGAAGAGACTGCTTTGA